Proteins encoded by one window of Salvia splendens isolate huo1 chromosome 5, SspV2, whole genome shotgun sequence:
- the LOC121803522 gene encoding cytochrome b561 domain-containing protein At4g18260-like codes for MSPLSSFSVAIALLLLAHLCESSPYKNQDSGSLNEHDENSQRVFDIVVHGILLWASMGFLIPLGILVMRVSSCTSEFQPSRHKKVFYVHALLQVLSVLLVTVGAILSIRNFENAFNNTHQRLGLALYAAIYMQLILGFKRPKRGTRARSAWYLLHWLLGTITCLVGVLNIYTGLQAYHIRTSTNTRFYTIIFTAQLSFMVILYLFQDKWDYILRQGMPPGVVGSYGNNDIPLPITLSQQVEDDRIKDSFNEPSMKSNALGTHFSRTNVLNTLFQLT; via the exons ATGTCTCCTTTAAGCAGTTTTAGTGTTGCCATAGCTCTTCTACTTCTTGCACATTTATGTGAATCTTCACCATACAAAAATCAAGATTCCGGCAGCCTCAACGAACACGAT GAAAATTCTCAGAGGGTGTTTGATATTGTAGTTCATGGAATCTTGCTGTGGGCATCAATGGGATTCTTGATCCCTTTGGGAATATTGGTGATGAGAGTTTCCAGTTGCACAAGTGAATTTCAACCTTCTAGGCACAAAAAAGTGTTCTATGTTCATGCACTTTTGCAG GTACTTTCGGTTCTGCTTGTAACCGTTGGAGCAATTTTATCAATCAGAAACTTCGAGAATGCATTCAACAACACACATCAAAGACTAGGGCTGGCTCTTTATGCTGCTATTTATATGCAACTTATCCTCGGATTTAAAAGACCTAAAAG GGGGACTAGAGCTAGAAGTGCATGGTACTTGTTACATTGGTTACTAGGTACCATAACTTGTTTGGTTGGAGTCTTGAATATCTACACTGGATTACAAGCCTACCACATAAGAACTTCAACAAACACAAGATTTTACACCATAATCTTCACAGCTCAATTATCTTTCATGGTAATTCTCTATCTTTTCCAAGACAAATGGGATTACATTTTAAGACAGGGGATGCCACCTGGCGTTGTTGGTAGTTATGGAAACAATGATATACCATTGCCAATAACATTATCTCAACAAGTGGAAGATGATCGAATCAAGGATTCCTTCAATGAACCATCCATGAAGAGCAATGCATTGGGCACTCATTTTTCAAGAACCAATGTGCTCAATACACTATTTCAACTGACTTGA